In Zingiber officinale cultivar Zhangliang chromosome 11B, Zo_v1.1, whole genome shotgun sequence, a single window of DNA contains:
- the LOC122033802 gene encoding uncharacterized protein LOC122033802 — MASRNPLSVILDQNKLIGPNYSNCLRNLKIVLAYEKIAYTLDKAPSKEAPVNATPDESEKLKKWLDHNLQARCYMLASMLNELQRWFKEIVDAKDIHTPTRVVWCTDSFNKACDCQGAHDGSMQDGVSVHEHGVKMIGLIEKLLSLDLVIPHELLTNIILLSLPSSFDNFVVNFNMNKLEATLEELVN, encoded by the coding sequence ATGGCATCTCGGAATCCACTATCTGTGATACTTGATCAAAACAAATTAATTGGACCTAACTATTCTAACTGCCTAAGAAACTTAAAGATTGTTCTGGCATATGAAAAAATTGCATATACATTGGATAAGGCACCTTCAAAAGAGGCTCCTGTTAATGCCACCCCTGATGAGTCGGAAAAGCTTAAAAAATGGTTGGACCATAATCTTCAAGCAAGATGTTATATGCTAGCTTCAATGTTAAATGAACTGCAAAGATGGTTCAAGGAGATTGTGGATGCTAAAGATATTCACACACCTACAAGAGTTGTATGGTGCACAGACTCGTTCAATAAGGCATGCGACTGTCAAGGAGCTCATGATGGCTCTATGCAAGATGGGGTTTCAGTCCATGAGCATGGGGTCAAGATGATTGGGCTTATTGAAAAGTTATTGAGCCTTGACTTAGTTATTCCACACGAGCTATTGACAAACATCATATTGTTGTCTCTCCCCTCCTCATTTGACAATTTTGTGGTTAACTTCAATATGAATAAGCTAGAGGCTACCCTTGAAGAGCTAGTTAATTAA